One Octopus sinensis linkage group LG20, ASM634580v1, whole genome shotgun sequence DNA window includes the following coding sequences:
- the LOC115222619 gene encoding LYR motif-containing protein 9, with amino-acid sequence MKLAMLSSKTPFLIQKPAHLYRRLLRDIKKLPKESQSHYKHHVRQGFNSHADETDPSRISQIMSRALDDMDWLIKKYSK; translated from the exons atgaAGTTAGCCATGCTGTCAAGCAAAACACCTTTCCTCATCCAGAAACCGGCTCATTTATATCGGAGACTTCTAAGGGACATTAAGAAGCTTCCCAAAGAAAGTCAATCACATTATAAACATCATGTAAGACAG GGATTTAACAGCCATGCAGATGAAACTGATCCTAGCCGAATAAGTCAAATAATGTCCAGAGCACTTGATGATATGGACTGGCTTATTAAAAAG TACAGCAAATAA